The Sediminispirochaeta smaragdinae DSM 11293 genome has a segment encoding these proteins:
- a CDS encoding type IV toxin-antitoxin system AbiEi family antitoxin domain-containing protein, with amino-acid sequence MPKFVTQRNIAKQLLSNNSIVSSRELADSGVHRETIRRLIESGEMIRIARGLYSSPQFIPDEKYSLIVAQKTVKRGVVCLMSALSFHEIGTQNPSEVWMAISRPGRIPTVDNIPMKVITFSGASFTEGIETHQIDDDEIKVYCISKTVADCFKYRNKIGLDVAIEALKDVIQNKRTSIEEIIHYAEVCRVRKIMRPYMESIV; translated from the coding sequence ATGCCCAAGTTCGTCACACAGCGGAATATTGCAAAACAACTTCTATCCAATAACTCAATAGTAAGTTCCAGGGAACTTGCAGATTCCGGTGTGCACAGAGAGACCATTCGCAGGCTGATAGAATCCGGCGAAATGATAAGAATTGCCCGTGGACTATATTCTTCTCCTCAGTTTATCCCTGATGAAAAATATTCGCTTATTGTAGCTCAGAAAACCGTAAAGAGAGGAGTCGTATGTCTGATGAGTGCACTAAGCTTTCATGAAATTGGTACTCAGAATCCTTCTGAAGTATGGATGGCAATTTCTCGGCCTGGTCGCATTCCGACTGTTGATAATATCCCAATGAAAGTAATAACCTTCTCCGGGGCTTCATTTACTGAAGGTATTGAAACGCATCAGATAGATGATGATGAAATAAAAGTATATTGCATATCCAAGACAGTTGCCGATTGCTTCAAGTACAGGAACAAGATCGGGCTTGATGTGGCAATTGAAGCGCTGAAAGATGTAATACAAAACAAGCGTACCTCCATAGAGGAGATTATTCATTATGCGGAAGTATGCAGGGTAAGAAAGATTATGCGGCCATATATGGAAAGTATAGTATGA
- a CDS encoding nucleotidyl transferase AbiEii/AbiGii toxin family protein, with protein sequence MLIRYVAERFLYRLGQSDYRKSYVLKGAYLLTITLEDQIYRTTKDIDFLKTGNTDREFILESIKSICDIQYPEDAVRFDTETIIIQDIREQNKYHGQRAKIKAYIGKARVPLQIDIGIGDSVHPGPVTKSIPSLLEIETASVESYPIETIIAEKLEAAVALSLLTSRMKGFYDVYIIIRTFELNFVEVATAIQQTFERRKTDIPIEMPVVFTEKVYQDSTKQKQWKAFVGKLRTENSALELSEVIEVISQFSSVFWHNSREKPILWIPAEGWRYK encoded by the coding sequence TTGCTTATCAGGTATGTTGCCGAGAGGTTCCTGTATAGATTGGGACAATCGGATTATCGGAAAAGCTACGTCCTCAAGGGAGCATATCTGCTCACTATCACGCTTGAAGATCAGATATACCGGACAACAAAGGATATTGACTTTCTGAAAACCGGTAATACTGATCGAGAATTCATCCTTGAATCTATCAAGAGCATTTGTGATATCCAATACCCTGAAGATGCAGTCAGGTTCGATACTGAGACGATCATCATTCAGGATATCCGAGAGCAAAATAAATACCATGGACAGAGAGCGAAAATTAAGGCTTATATCGGAAAGGCCAGAGTACCCCTGCAAATTGACATCGGTATTGGCGATTCAGTACATCCCGGACCTGTTACCAAGTCGATACCGTCTCTCTTGGAGATAGAGACTGCGAGTGTTGAATCCTATCCTATTGAAACAATTATTGCCGAGAAACTGGAAGCGGCGGTTGCTCTGAGTCTGCTTACCAGCCGTATGAAAGGCTTCTATGATGTATACATTATAATCCGGACATTCGAGTTAAACTTCGTCGAGGTGGCTACTGCAATTCAGCAGACTTTTGAGCGTCGCAAGACTGATATACCGATTGAAATGCCGGTTGTCTTCACGGAGAAAGTATATCAGGATTCTACAAAACAAAAGCAATGGAAGGCCTTTGTCGGGAAACTCCGTACTGAAAACTCAGCTCTCGAACTATCTGAAGTTATTGAAGTTATATCGCAGTTCAGTAGTGTCTTCTGGCATAACAGCAGAGAGAAGCCGATTCTCTGGATACCGGCTGAAGGTTGGAGATACAAATAA